The Brassica oleracea var. oleracea cultivar TO1000 chromosome C7, BOL, whole genome shotgun sequence sequence GTTTGTAATACGAAACAATCCGTTTTGTCTTTGCCAACAAAGATTCGGACTGGGATTTGACAATTTAGCCTGACGTCCAATTCAATCGGATGGTTAACAGTATAACAAGTGGTTTGGTTTGTGGAACAACCACAGATATAATTTCAAGGGATGACACCAAGGTTAAATTCAGGAACCTCTTTTGTAACAACAAATTCAAACCCTTTTAACAAATGAGAGTATGCAGTTCTGGTGATATGCAAAATAACCTCCCCCTCCCTCTTTTTAGTGACAAATATTAAATATAAGCATAGACATATTACATACAAAGAGGCCGAAAACTAGTTTAAAAAAAATTCACAACCTGTTCTTTTCCTAAAATATTTAGCAACAGGCTTCACCCAGAGTTCTTGACAACCTGCAACATCATCCAACTTGATCAGTTTTCTATTTTATTCAACAAGTCATTGAAGCCCATGAGCAAAAATACCAATAATGAAACCAAACACTGAACCTAATAGCTTAAATCGGTTAAACTCAGCTTTTACTTTCTATTTAAAAAAAAACAAACCGAAACTCCCATGTACAATTTTGATAGAACAACCAAGACTTTACCAAACTCGACCCAGCTAGATTTTTAGTTTCAGCTGCATTTTCTATAACGGAAAAAAGAACCCAAAATGGAATGCAACACAACAACATTTTGCATTCTCTTGCAAAAAGGTACCTTTGATTTGCATAGGTCAAGACGGAAACGCAAAGAGCCGATCAGAGATCTTTGTGCGGCAGATTGGGCATTCAGAGCAAGCCAGGGAACAGGATTTACATACTGTACAAAGAAGTATCTTTTTACTTTATAATTTGTTCTGAGAAAGGAGGTTTCATGGAGATGAAGTTGTGACTTACAGCAGAAATGGCGGCAAGGGAGTAGAATTGCTGCCGTGGGAGACTCGAAACACACTTTACAAATGTGAGAGTTTGCGTCTCCATTCGCTTGCGATTTCATTTCTTTCTCCTTCATTTCTTGCATCCGTGCCTGTCTCATTGTTACAAACCTTGTTAAATATATGTGACCGAAAGACTGTTTCACAGGTAAACAATGTAAAAAGCTCATTTCGTTTGATTTACCTTGAGACGAGCAACAAGAGGTTCCTCTTTTGGTGTCTCTTCGGTTTTAGCTACCACTACTACTTCAGGTTGTCTCGGTGCGCTCGAGACTTGTCTCTCTTTCAGAACCGTGTTGCTTTGATTCTTCTCTATTTCCCTTGCTGGGTCAGTGGCAGTTCCATTGACTTCAGAAGATGCACCATTGTCTTTCTTCAACTTGGCAACAAGTACCCACATGTTTGCCAAATCATTTTCTAGGGCTTCCTCTCTTCTCTTTGCTTCTTCTGCTTTTTTCCTGTATTCTTCTTCTATGAACTCTTTCTCTGACAGTGCAGACTCAAGAACCGCCTCTCGCTGTTTCCTTGCTTTCAACTCCATTTTCAGATCTTCCAGGTCGAGACTCCTTGAGTGAAACTCATCTCCACTTGACCTACCCGAAGAGATCCTTCCCTTTATTCCTGACCTTGACCCGTCGTTATACTTGCGACTATTAACTCCATTCATGGGGTTACGCGTTTGAGCCAAGTCTCTTGCAGCTGCTAGTTCTTTCTCGAGCTTTGTGTTTTGTAGTGAAAGTTTTGTTACCTCACTAGCCAGATTTTTCAGCTCAACAGCAGCAGCAGAGGCTAGTTCCTTAGCGTATGAAGCTTCTTCAGCTAGTTTTTGATTTTGTACTCGTAAACCACTGTTCTCTTCCACGATCTGGACATGTTCTAGCTTCAATTTCTCGTTCTTTATCTCCTAAAGTAGAAGACATAAACGTCTATGTAAAAACAAGAGATAAAAGTATGTAACTATTAACAGAAGATCAATTTTTTTTATTATTGTCTACGTTACGTGATATTATCATGCGGTTATTTACTGACATACGAGAACGGAGAATGTATGTTTGTATATTTACCTGCGACTGTATTTTCCTTTTCAGTTCATCTGCATATTCTCCAGATGATGCTGATTTCTCACTAGATACTGCTTTGAAACGTTGCTCTAGAAGGTTCACCTTTTCATGTAGTTCTTTGTTCTCAGTGCACTACATTTTTGGGAAAAGTGTGGTAAGAGGCAATTTTTCGCAGAACAGTGATAAAGGATGAATGATAGTAAGCAAGAAGAACTGAGTGAAAAAAAGAAGCTACCAACCTTCTTCTGTAGTTGTTCTTGAAGAATACAATTATCTGCTGATTTGATCTGTGCCAGAGGTAGAACCAAGTTAAACATATGGTTACTTTAAGAAAACCTTTGATTTGGCTCTTGTAGTAAACAAGGCGGTATTTTCAGTAAAAGAATAAATCTTCACCTCTAGTTCAAAGCTCTTCTCATTGCACTGGGTCATTAAACTCATTACTTTCTGAAAACAAGAAAAGAACATAATATCTTAGCTGAAAGGGTCCAAAGTCATGTTCTCGCAGTGAAGGGATGTGGAGATTGTATACCTGTTGCATCTCAACCAATGATGCGTTGGCAATTGATGCTTCACCACTCTCAATTATTAGCTGTTCTAAAGCCCTCATTTGTCCTTGCTTTTCTTGAATCTCGCGTTCCAGATCCTGTATCTGTATGAATAATTTAGCAGGTTAATTATTTAAGCAAAGTAAAATAGACACTTCAGGTAGACAGTCAAATACTCTTCTAAAAAATCACAACAAATATCTTTGAAACGTGTTTCCGGTGGCAGAGTACACAAATATCAAAAGTTACTTTACCTGAGTTTGTGAGTTTTCCGGATCATTTACGGACTGGTCCACCAAACGCTTTAGAGTGCTCATACTGAAAGCTATTTCGCCAGCAAGCATCTTAACTTGTTCAACCAGAAGGTCAATTTCATCCGGCGTAATGACACCCTATAAGTAGCCATTGTCCCCCAACTATTAGATGCCATTTCTGACAATCAATACAAACTTTGGGGTAGTCTACTCACTTGCGTAATTTCTGCACCGGGCGAGTTTTCGCCATTCAACTTGCTGGAAGATCTCCGGTGGTTAAAACCTAAAGAACCATCTGATACAAGAGCCAGGGTAGAAGATGGAGATCCCAGGTTATCATTATCCAAGAGAGAAGCGAATTTCTGAAAAGCAAAGAAAAAAACAGAATGATTCATTGTGTTTGAAATAGCTTCTGAGATAAGGCAGCAACATGTAGCAGTAGAGTAAAAGAAAAGATAGAACGATAAATTACTTGCCCCGAAAAATGCCTCGAGTAAACAAAATATATACTTATTCGAAAGAAATAAACAACACTAACTATTTCCAAAACTTATTCAATTGGCCCACCCCATAATGGATAGAATCACTTGAACTATTTACCACTCTCAGTTGGCAAGAATTTGTCATTGCGGAACACATCACTGGTTTGATAAGACAACTTACGTCATCATTTCCCGCAGAGAGACTGCGCTGGTGAGTGGGTACGTCACCCAAATATCCAGTTCTAGAATTCTTGGTAGATACGAGTATGAGCTTGGTAAGCTTTTGAATTCTGCTCATTAGAGCAGCTTTGGCTTCTTCTTCTTCCTCCAATCTTGACTGCATTTTCACTTGACCTTCTTCCAACTGTTATAATACATAGATAGGTAGTTCAATCACTGCCATTGGTACACAGCAAAATATATTCAGGATAAAAATGGTCTGCGGAAGTCAGAACCTGTTGCTTTAAGCTTATCAACTCTTCATGACTGACACCAACAAGCATACCTCTTCTTAGCTGATCAAGTTCTAGTTTGAGAATTGAGATCTCTCTTTGATATTTCTTAATTAGTGACTTCTCATCTATAATCTGCTTTTAGGACATTATATATTAGTCATTAAGTAGAAGTTCGAGCTTGTACCCTTGAATAGAGCAAGGTACTTTATTGAAAAAACATGCTAAGAGATCACCTGATTGCGTGAAGCATAGATTTCTATACTCTTTGCCCTGCTGGCGAATTTCAATGTATTATGAGTTTCCTCATTACTGCTAGACGCGGGAGTAATTGTACATATGAGCTGAAAGGGGAAAACAAAGTACAGAATTAGTTTCTCTGTTTGTTTTGGTGAATTAGCGTGACTGCACTGCGTAGTGCGTACTACAGATATATAGCCAAAAATCCTCCGAAAGTCAACCATGGAAAATAATATAATGAAACTGGAAATATTTAACCAGAGACAGAATAGTCTTACCGAAACATGCCCATGACCACTTAATGATGATTGCAGAAGACGAGTTAACTTAGAGTCGCGATATGGAATGTGAGTTGCCTTACCCTCACTAAGTTTTCCAATCACCTTCATAAATAAAACCACAAGAAATAATTTTAGTAAAAGGAAGTTCCATCGCAAAGGTTTAAGACTTAAAATGCTACCATCGACAGACAAAAAGTACAAAAAAGGCAGCATACTACTTATCAGAAAGTCAAGTATCAAGAGATACTAGCACAAAATAGATCATGAAAAACAGAAATGTACTGAGAATCCTAAGTGTATTCCCAGCAACTGAAAATTATGTTATGATTCTTTAATGACACAAATGGGATCTAGAATCTAATTAAATTGTTCCTATTAGCAAGTCCAGCATTATGCAGTAATGATGCTTTTGATTGGCATGCCATCGTTACATATTAAGAAACAGATGATAATGGAAGGAAACCCCCGAATTAAGAAATGAAACCTACAGTTCCAAGAGTTAGAAGACTCTTGTTGATGTATGAACCCTCCTTCCTCCTCAATCCAGTTGTTTCAGTTTTGGAACTCTCAGATCCGGCCAAGTCAATCAAATTCTAAACAAGAAAGATATACAGTTAGGCCCCTCTTGACAAATGAATGATCTATATAATAACTAAACGAAGAAGCACTTACGAGTTGAGAAAAAATAACTCCATCATATTCATCTCCAGTAGCACTACTTTCAATCATCTGCAAACATATACAAATTGGACTCAAAACATGTAATAAAGACACTTGTACGAGCAAACAAATATCATGCAGAGACACTTAGAAGAGCAATACGTTACACTATGACAAGTTTGGATCTTGAAGACATACCAGTGTAAATAAAGTGTGACTTCTGCTGCTCATCAAATTGAAATTATTTGAACCAACGTGGCGATGTTCTGTCATTAAAACAACAGCAACACTAAGGAGAGGCAGGAGGGGCAGAGTTCAGAACATCAAGACATGTGTCAAAGGTCAAGTTTTCTAATTACCTTCTCCAGCTGCAATGAAGGATAGTACGTGACCAGGAGACAAAACAACTTCTTCCTTGATACCCTCAACATAAGTGCCCTAGAAAAACGAATAGTACACTCTTGACTTAGCCAAAATAATTCTTATAACAGGAGGATAAATATTAAAGCTAATTCGTTCTAAATTATTCTATTTAGACCATGATGCTATAAAACTGTACGTGCGTGTTAGAGAGAGAAGGGGATAAATCTAAGCATTCATTCAATAGTGGTTAAAGCAAACCTGGGAATCCTCTCTAACTCGTAAGTTTTGGCCTGTTGGATCCAGTAAATCATTTATCACCTGATACAAGGACAGTAATCAGATAAACTGTAGACAGATGAAACAGACAAACACTCAAGGAAGAGTAAAGAGATGACTCAAATTTATATAATTTAAGCAGTTGACTTCCCAGTGATAAGGTAAAGGGCATGGAAACAAATCCCAGACTACTTTCCAAGGCTTAGCAAGTGATGTAGCAAGGAGAGAAAGTTGGACTAACCTCGTTGTATATTTCAAGATATGAAACACGGAGCAGGAACTCCCTTCCTGGAGTCTGAAAGATAATGACGTAGCCAATTAGGGAACAGGAAGTAAGTCATGGGAGAAAAAAGAGATGAAGAACACTTACATCCTGGATGATACTGAAGACGTCTTTTATTGCAAGTGGTATGATCCCAGGAGATTCTTGATCACCCTAAGCATATTGCAACCAAATGGAAAAAGAAAAAGAATATCACTTGTTTGGATGGGAATTTGATATCCAACAGAATACCTAGAAGAAGATATCGAAGAAAAAAGTCGTACATGCATGGTATGGGTCTTTCCACTGCTTGTAACACCATAAGCAAAAACGGTTCCTGTCAAAATTCCAAAACACTTGAGTCAGGCTATAACAAACAATACTAAATATAGGAGAAAAAATGTGGCAGCTCCATACCGTTAACACCTTCCATAGCAGCCTTGACAACGGGTCTTGCAGCAACGTCGTAAACGTCCATAGTATTTGCTTGTGGTCCAAATACTTTATCTGACATCCACAAATTTGGAATAATATTCACTCACCACTGTAATCAATTTGAACAATAATTATCATCTAATAAAAAAAAAATAAAAAAAAACCGGAGAATACCAAAAGCGTAGGCAGTGAGGGGATTGTAGTCGTGCCTGACCATGGTATCGCCATCAGGATACCAAGCAACTTCATCTCCTCTTTGATACTCTCTATCACTGCAATTTCAGAATCCCAATAATATGAACATTCGAATTGCATCTAGATCTGGTGTAGGGCGATCAGATCTATTAATATATACCTCAAAGGTCGAAAACGAACGGTGACGGAAATGCTATCCCGCTCGGAGCTGATAGTCTCCTCCACAGGCTCGCCGAGGAGCTCCTCCGACGGGTAAGGGACAGAGGATCCAGTTCCGAAGCTCTCGGAGCCGATTGGGCCGTAATCGGAGAAGGTGCGACTAGGCGTCATAGATCGGGAGCCGATTCCGCCGCCGGAGGTGGAGGAAGAACGGGGAAGGAGACGGTTGCTGAGATGAGAAGAAGAAGTGGAAGAAGAGGGACTTGCTGGTCTATTGTTAGAGAAGGGAGAGCTGCTCCTTGTTCGAGATGAGGATGAAGCCATCCACTGACCTAGAAACTCGCGGGTGGGGGAGGAGGTCAACTCCGGCGACTCGGTCCCGGAATCGATTCAGGAAAGGAAGAGAATGTGTCAGTGGGGGGAGCTCACATGGCTGCTGGAGACTGAATAAATCATTCTAACCTCTCTCTCTCTCTCTCTCTCTCTCCTTTCGGTTGCTGGTAGAGAGAGATTGTTTCGTCTTCTTCTTTAAGCGAAGGCGGTGTAGAGAGAGAGATTGTTTCGTCGTCTTCTTCTTTAAGCGAAGGCGGTGTAGGAGATAGATCTCTCTCTCTCTCTCTCTCTCTCTCTCTCTCTTCTTCTTCCTGGGTGAAGAAACGAGGAGGTTGAAATTTCTGATTTTGAATTTTTTTTTTTTTTCTGTGCCTTTCCAATACAATATTTTATTTAAATAAATTAATTGTGGTCGTTGAAAATAATTTAGGGAGGAGAACGACAAAACACGATTTTGGGGAAGACAAGATACAAATATATTTATTCAAATAATTTTACTGTGAGTTGACGTGACATATTGAAGACCATCGTGTGACCGAGACTAGTGAAATAAGCGCGCACAGTTAACAATGGTTTTCAAATCTAGCATCTCTAGAGCACCCGCAACCTTGGATTTTGATCAAATCCTTAGAAAGGATTCAAAGGAGTGGGGCGTACCATCTTTGTTTCTTTAACGAGGTAATTTTTTAACTTTCTGGTGTTTTAACTATTGAAAACAATTAGTGGTGTTTTAGAAACCGGAAGGAAAAATAGTTAAAATACTTAAGTTACTAGTAGCTACCATTGTACTTTACTTAGTCGAATAGTTAATGAAACTCAACTGTTGTGATCTGATTGCTTTTAATTAGTTAAGTGATAGAAGGCTTATTAATAAGCCCTCTGTGTCGCTAGTAGAGTGTCACAGAGAAACAATTGAAACCATGGCTAATAACTCACAAAGTTTTACTAGATTTCACCTTAGTCAAAATACAGTTGATCTTGATTCACCAGAACCTTTTTGGTTCGGCAGTCAAGGTCCTGATGAGTCTGGTAGCGAGGTTCCTGTTGCGTCTCCTGTGCTGTCTGGTACCGACGTTAGTGCTAAGTCTGGTGTGAATTCTAATCCCTCTGAGAGGAGGAAGTGGACTCCCACAGAGGATAAAATCTTTATTGGTGCTTGGCTAAACACCAGTAAGGACCCTGTGGTGAGCAACGAGCAGAAAGCCGATGCTTTCTGGTTCCGTATAGTAGAGTACTACAACGCTAGTCCCCTCCTCGTTGGGACAATACAGAGAGAACTAATGTCTTGCAAGCAGCGGTGGGCAAGGATAAACGGCGGCGTTGCCAAGTTTGCTGGCTCCTATGATGCGGCTCTGAGGGAGCAGAGAAGTGGGCAAAACGATGATGATGTGATGAAAACGGCGTTAGACATTTTCTTCAAAACGGCCGGCTACAAGTTCACCATGGATCACTGCTGGAGGGAGTTGAGGCACGACTAGAAATGGTGCTCCTCTTATCCGGCAAAGGAGAAGCGCAAACAAGCTGTGGAGGTGGATACANNNNNNNNNNNNNNNNNNNNNNNNNNNNNNNNNNNNNNNNNNNNNNNNNNNNNNNNNNNNNNNNNNNNNNNNNNNNNNNNNNNNNNNNNNNNNNNNNNNNNNNNNNNNNNNNNNNNNNNNNNNNNNNNNNNNNNNNNNNNNNNNNNNNNNNNNNNNNNNNNNNNNNNNNNNNNNNNNNNNNNNNNNNNNNNNNNNNNNNNNNNNNNNNNNNNNNNNNNNNNNNNNNNNNNNNNNNNNNNNNNNNNNNNNNNNNNNNNNNNNNNNNNNNNNNNNNNNNNNNNNNNNNNNNNNNNNNNNNNNNNNNNTAGTTGTCTCTGAGAGTTTGTATTAATCTACTCTCTTTGTTTTCCTCGGAGCTGTTCTAATCAAGTTGTTCTTATCTACCACTGCACTGCAGTTTAGGTAATCTACTCTCTTTGTTTTCAAACTTGGAAAAACAACTTGTGTCCTCTTTACTTGAACGATTGTCTGATCCCTTCTAGTTTTTGCTTGTTCGGACCATTGCTAGTTTGCAAACAACTTGTTTGCTAGTTTTCTCCATAATTCAAAAGTTATAATTCGATGGCAATTCAACCAAAATCAATGAGATATTTGATTACTTTTATTCAAAGGTTAGAAGTTGAGGGCAAAACGAGTTTTACATCATTACGAGTCAAACTAAACCAATGTTGAACTTTGTGTTTCAATGAGGAGGTAAATTTATATTCTTATAAAATTCACATTCCCACATCGTGGTTGAGTTTCTTATTGCTTCTTTTATTTAAACCAATCTTTTAACTCTTAAAAATATATTTTGGTTAAAACTATAATAAAAATGTCTATCCAATCTAATTTGTTTAAGATAATTATTTTCTAGAAATGTCATCATCTTCATCCGATGAAGTCGATGCAAGATTGGACGAAATTTGTGATGAATACGTGGAAGAAATATACAACGACATAGTGGAGACCCAAACCATAC is a genomic window containing:
- the LOC106306279 gene encoding kinesin-related protein 11-like isoform X2 — its product is MASSSSRTRSSSPFSNNRPASPSSSTSSSHLSNRLLPRSMTPSRTFSDYGPIGSESFGTGSSVPYPSEELLGEPVEETISSERDSISVTVRFRPLSDREYQRGDEVAWYPDGDTMVRHDYNPLTAYAFDKVFGPQANTMDVYDVAARPVVKAAMEGVNGTVFAYGVTSSGKTHTMHGDQESPGIIPLAIKDVFSIIQDTPGREFLLRVSYLEIYNEVINDLLDPTGQNLRVREDSQGTYVEGIKEEVVLSPGHVLSFIAAGEEHRHVGSNNFNLMSSRSHTLFTLMIESSATGDEYDGVIFSQLNLIDLAGSESSKTETTGLRRKEGSYINKSLLTLGTVIGKLSEGKATHIPYRDSKLTRLLQSSLSGHGHVSLICTITPASSSNEETHNTLKFASRAKSIEIYASRNQIIDEKSLIKKYQREISILKLELDQLRRGMLVGVSHEELISLKQQLEEGQVKMQSRLEEEEEAKAALMSRIQKLTKLILVSTKNSRTGYLGDVPTHQRSLSAGNDDKFASLLDNDNLGSPSSTLALVSDGSLGFNHRRSSSKLNGENSPGAEITQGVITPDEIDLLVEQVKMLAGEIAFSMSTLKRLVDQSVNDPENSQTQIQDLEREIQEKQGQMRALEQLIIESGEASIANASLVEMQQKVMSLMTQCNEKSFELEIKSADNCILQEQLQKKCTENKELHEKVNLLEQRFKAVSSEKSASSGEYADELKRKIQSQEIKNEKLKLEHVQIVEENSGLRVQNQKLAEEASYAKELASAAAVELKNLASEVTKLSLQNTKLEKELAAARDLAQTRNPMNGVNSRKYNDGSRSGIKGRISSGRSSGDEFHSRSLDLEDLKMELKARKQREAVLESALSEKEFIEEEYRKKAEEAKRREEALENDLANMWVLVAKLKKDNGASSEVNGTATDPAREIEKNQSNTVLKERQVSSAPRQPEVVVVAKTEETPKEEPLVARLKARMQEMKEKEMKSQANGDANSHICKVCFESPTAAILLPCRHFCLCKSCSLACSECPICRTKISDRLFAFPS
- the LOC106306279 gene encoding kinesin-related protein 11-like isoform X1, with translation MASSSSRTRSSSPFSNNRPASPSSSTSSSHLSNRLLPRSSSTSGGGIGSRSMTPSRTFSDYGPIGSESFGTGSSVPYPSEELLGEPVEETISSERDSISVTVRFRPLSDREYQRGDEVAWYPDGDTMVRHDYNPLTAYAFDKVFGPQANTMDVYDVAARPVVKAAMEGVNGTVFAYGVTSSGKTHTMHGDQESPGIIPLAIKDVFSIIQDTPGREFLLRVSYLEIYNEVINDLLDPTGQNLRVREDSQGTYVEGIKEEVVLSPGHVLSFIAAGEEHRHVGSNNFNLMSSRSHTLFTLMIESSATGDEYDGVIFSQLNLIDLAGSESSKTETTGLRRKEGSYINKSLLTLGTVIGKLSEGKATHIPYRDSKLTRLLQSSLSGHGHVSLICTITPASSSNEETHNTLKFASRAKSIEIYASRNQIIDEKSLIKKYQREISILKLELDQLRRGMLVGVSHEELISLKQQLEEGQVKMQSRLEEEEEAKAALMSRIQKLTKLILVSTKNSRTGYLGDVPTHQRSLSAGNDDKFASLLDNDNLGSPSSTLALVSDGSLGFNHRRSSSKLNGENSPGAEITQGVITPDEIDLLVEQVKMLAGEIAFSMSTLKRLVDQSVNDPENSQTQIQDLEREIQEKQGQMRALEQLIIESGEASIANASLVEMQQKVMSLMTQCNEKSFELEIKSADNCILQEQLQKKCTENKELHEKVNLLEQRFKAVSSEKSASSGEYADELKRKIQSQEIKNEKLKLEHVQIVEENSGLRVQNQKLAEEASYAKELASAAAVELKNLASEVTKLSLQNTKLEKELAAARDLAQTRNPMNGVNSRKYNDGSRSGIKGRISSGRSSGDEFHSRSLDLEDLKMELKARKQREAVLESALSEKEFIEEEYRKKAEEAKRREEALENDLANMWVLVAKLKKDNGASSEVNGTATDPAREIEKNQSNTVLKERQVSSAPRQPEVVVVAKTEETPKEEPLVARLKARMQEMKEKEMKSQANGDANSHICKVCFESPTAAILLPCRHFCLCKSCSLACSECPICRTKISDRLFAFPS
- the LOC106303487 gene encoding glutathione S-transferase T3-like; its protein translation is MANNSQSFTRFHLSQNTVDLDSPEPFWFGSQGPDESGSEVPVASPVLSGTDVSAKSGVNSNPSERRKWTPTEDKIFIGAWLNTSKDPVVSNEQKADAFWFRIVEYYNASPLLVGTIQRELMSCKQRWARINGGVAKFAGSYDAALREQRSGQNDDDVMKTALDIFFKTAGYKFTMDHCWRELRHD